AGGATAACCACCAAGAAGACTATAATCCAATCCATAAAAGATGTACCAGAAAATACAACATTTTGTTACTCGACCACCCACCAGGAGACGCAAATACAACGGGTACACTAATCAGTAAGATTGATGAAGTAATAATTAATGCAAAAACAGCCAATTGAAAAGCAATAGTCATGTTTTTAATCCTCCAAACTATTAACAATATACACCATTTAATCTTCTTAACCACTAAAAATGTTTAAATAATAAAGGGATTTTATTAAATCCGTTGATTCGAGACACAAATAAGGCATCATCATTTCATTGTTTCTCTACGAAAGAAGAAAATGAGGTTACCTTGTAAACCTCACCAAATCCACCTTGACCAAGCTTGTTACTAGCAGAGAAGTTGCTGGTCGCAGCTTCTATTGTCTTTAAATCAAATTGAACAGATTCCGCTATTTTTAAGACCAACATTAAGTTCGTAAAAAAATTTCTTAAGGTTAAAATATCAGTTAAGGATTTAAACAGAAACAAAAAACTCACTTGGAAGATCAATTTTTTGCTTTCTCTTTCTCTTGAAAATAGCAACGACTATGGCTACCAACACTATGAAAAATAAAATAACAATGACTATAGCACTGATAATTCCTCCCGATAAACTTGTATCTGCATAAAGCCACCAATTCACCAAAACCATAATTACACAATACATTAAAAATCAAATCAAGAATGTCTCTGAAAATGTTACCAAAAGGACTTGCCTTTCACAGGCATGTTGGTGACGACAAAAGGTGTCTTTGAAGGCGGCGGTGAAGGCAGTGGTGGTGATGACGGAGGTGGCATTCTAATATGATCAAAAACACCAGAAAACGTATATAATTCCCACCGTAAAAAGCAACTTGGCCGCAACACAATGCCACCTCTCTTCCCATGGTGCAATGTCTTATAGTAGTCAACGCTCTTCTCTAGGCAAAGTTTACAATCCTCCGAAGAAACATCTGGAGTGCATTGCATCAACACCGATATGTTCTTGTAACCCGGCACAGGAGCTATTTCATTTTCATAGTATTTACTAGTAGGAGTAGATAAATTGTTTCTCACCAACGATGTCATCGTACGAGACATTAACTCATCCCATACACTATCAAATTCCTTCAGGTTTTCTTTTTCTATGTCCACGGAATTGTAAAGGACTTTAGATGGCTCCAAGATGAGGACCCCGGAGAAAGGTTTGCGAGAGTAGTGAACAAGGCAAAGAAACTCTTCACCTAACCATGTGAAAGAGTCTGTCTGGTTGGGACATGACTTTAGTAAACTATCTGAGGTGTCCTGGATACATTGGGAGCAAGCTTCTGGTCCAGCACCTGGAGAGCACATCCCCACGGCGTAGACTATGTCCGGGTCTAGGCCCATCCAACCGTAGAAGTTGCCGTCGTGAACCGTGACGTTAGAAGCCAGAGTAACGTTGATGAGACGGCGGTTCATGGCATATGGACTATCCGGTTTGAAGTTTCCAGCAGTTTCATCACATGTTTGTGCAGAAACAGATATAGCACTAAAGATTATGATTAAGAAGCATAGGATTGATACACAGCTCTTCTTTGCCATTTTTATTATCTTTAGATTATTCAGTTCATGCGTGTGTGTCTGTGTTGAAATGTGTGGATATTATAAATTTAAGTCTGAATTGTATACTTGAACGACTTTGCATGCTAGCTAATAATACTAGTTTGAATTATAGTGGGAGACTTGACCCTAAAGTCACCCTTGATGTTAGAGGGTGTTTCCATTTTGTTATAATCAGTGATTTAATTCAATCAGTGACTTTATGACGCTGGTTTTTCCGCAGCACACGGATCTATATACGAAAAATGGTTCTATCTTATTCACATGGACAGCTTTTCGCAGCAGTCATGATCATACCAAGAAATAGCATCTTAACTTGCCTTAGACATTTTTTGCTTCTTTTAGTTGATTCAATTAATGTTTGCGTGCGTGTTCTTATGGTTCTCATTAACAACTCAGACGTTTGAGTTTTCTACTTGAATGGACATGCACATTAATAAGAAACTGAAAACTTTGATAATTTTTGTGGTAGACTTGGACCGTCGAGTTCAACTTTATCGTTAGAGTTCTGGACTAACACTTGTGATCATCAATATTTTAGCGAGGCTACTTTACTAGATACTAAGGGTGTCCGCGCGAAATTGTTTTATTATTGCTAAGAGCATGATTTTTTTTGGATAATGTAATTATGTTGTCGTTTTTATTTGTTAAGATCATTATTTGATGTTTTTAGTGTGTTATGTAGTAGGTGATAAGTTAATATATTTTACGTTTGTTTTTTTTGAATAATGTGTTGTTGTGTGTATAGTAATTGTTAGTAGTCAAATGAGCCTTTAACGTAAACTAATATTGATTTTCAATAACTTTGCATCTACGCATTTGTTGATTCTAAGATTAACAGTTTCATCGTCAAAATTGTATTATATTTTTTTCATATTTTTGAAAATTATAATTTTTAAGATGTTTTTTGCCCTCTCCCCATATTTTAAACTTGACGGAAAAAGACTCACATTTTCTCTTGTTCTTCTTGCCTTCTTCACCTATGAGATTATATGGTATTTGTTGCAGATCGAGTTTATGAGTTTTCAGTTGTTCGGTTGCTTCCCACGGCATTGTAGGCTGTTCCAGTCAATATTGACTGCTCCTCTTTTTTCTTAGATTTCAGCTGATGTTAGGAACTGCATCTCCTTGGTTGGGTCAGAGTTTATTCGTCTTTGATTTTGTATTCCTCGTCGTTGGCTTACCGTCAGTAGTCTCTGCTCATTTTGGTTTTCAAGATCTAGTTTTTGGTGTTCTAACTTCTATGTTCTCTTTCATAGCTCGAGGACGGTTCCATAGTTTTCTGATTTCGCTCCGTCTCCCTTTCCCTCTCTATTCTTGCATCTCTTTGCAGCTTTCATCGCATCNNNNNNNNNNNNNNNNNNNNNNNNNNNNNNNNNNNNNNNNNNNNNNNNNNNNNNNNCCTTGGAAGTTTATTTCTGGTCTCAAGTTTAGTCTCTGATTTTTTGGTGGTTGTCTTCCATTCTCNNNNNNNNNNNNNNNNNNNNNNNNNNNNNNNNNNNNNNNNNNNNNNNNNNNNTCTTGGAGCTTTGGTCCCTTCTATCCAGAGCTTTGTGGTTTTTCACTTGCATGCCGTCTTGTATGTTCTTGTTCAGTTTGTGAGGTGTTTCTTACTTTGCAGCTACTGGTTGTGATTCCGGTGTTTTAGGCATATATTTTCCTGCTTTTTGGTGGCTTTGGCCTTTCGATTATTATTCTCCCTTTGACCCGCTTTCTCAGTTTATGCGTTGGTTGTCTAGTTTATTATTCTTAATTTGACTATCTTATGATACTAATAGTGAAATAAATATAATTTGTAAATGAAATAATAAAAATTAGTAAAAATAATAAAATGATGAAAAGTCTTGCTATTTTTAGGTGTGAATAAATTAAATATTTAAAATATATTTATATTATTTTATTTATTTCTTGAATTTTAGAGACCAATAAGTGTGAAAAAGATTAGATAATACACAATTAGAAATTGATGGAGAAAATTGCAATAATTTAAAAGAAGAAGAATTTAAATACAAAAAAAAACATGAGGACACATGTCAACAAACCCCCCCCCCCTTCCACATGTCATAAGAAGAAAAAAAATCCAACTTTATATATATATATTTCTCCAGATTGCAGGTGACCATTATAAAGGTGACCATTATAAACTATATATTCTTAGGATTCGTCAAGTACTTCGTTAGGATTTACTAATGAAAATCAAACAAGATCAAATAACTTAAACCAAGACACGAAAATCATATTAAAATATATATTAATGTCATGGTTTTATAAGTTGATAGTATTTTTAAAAATATATTTGTTAATAAATTTATGTAAATGGGTGAAACCCCTAATTTGATAGGTTAATGTAATAAACTCTCTTTGTATAAGAACAGCTCTTTGTGTTTTTCATTTCCCAAGCCAAGCTATAAGATATTGAGAAAGATGCTTAATCTTTGTTTTAAAATTATAGTGAACTGCCTCTTATCATGGTCTAGAAACGTATTCATTCTAAATGAACTATGGGTAAAAATTAAGGAATATATGAGAAAGTGACATGCGTTTGTGGAAAAAAAAACTTAAACCAAACATAACATGTTGAGTATTCAACGAGGAATAACATCGGTGATAGTAGCTTCATCTACAGAACAAGTAAAAGACTTGCTGTTCCATTGACCCGGTTCCAGTCCCTGGGCTAGTGGATTCGATCTTGGCTCGTTACTGCAAAAAAATCCAGGTGGCAGAGGGAGGGGCAGCGCAATTGAGCTGATTGTAAGCATTTGGTGAATGGTAGACATTGTGGGACGATCTACAGGATTTTCTTGAACACATAACAGCCCAATATGAATATATCTAATGACTTCATCACTTTTACAATTGTCTCTGATGCCAGGATCTACGAGCTCGTGCAATGATTTACTCTCCCAAAGTCTCCAGACCTGTATAAATTATTGTAATATATTTATAACTATGATCAATTTAATTAAGAGAATTAAAAAAATTGAGAGTTATTTAGTTGATAATTGCTAACATATGTGACTAAGTTGTTAACTAGACCCTCCATCTGGTAGAAGCTGCTATTCTTTTTGCCACTAATGATCTCAAGAATCAATACTCCAAAGCTATAGACATCCGATTTAGCCGAGAACTGCCCATTTGCCACATACTCTGGTGGCATATAACCACTGCAAAATACACAAGTTATTAAGCAACAAAAGGGTTCATTAATTGAACTTCAATAGGTCCAAGAAAGTATACACTCACAAGGTTCCGACCACTTTTGATGTATTGGCTACAGTTTGGTTGATTCCAAAGATCCTTGCCATTCCAAAATCAGCGATTTTCGGATTCATATCAGCATCTAAGAGAATGTTACTCGCTTTGAGGTCACGGTGTATGATCTTGAGCCGTGAATCTTGATGAAGATATAGAATCCCTCGAGTAATTTCCCCAATGATGTTGCGTCTAACTGTCCAGTCCAACTGAGTTCTCTTCTTAGAGTCTGCATACTTATACAAAATAAAAATTAGCTAGGTTCAAGGAAGAGAAACAAATGAAACTGAGTTAATAAAAACAGACCGAAGAGGAAATAGTTGAGGCTTTTGTTAGGAACAAACTCATAGACAAGTAACTTCTCGTCTCCTTGTAATGAAAACCCAAGAAGTCTAACAAGATTCCTGTGCTGAAGTTTTGCAACAACAATAACCTCGTTCTTGAACTCTACTTCACCTTGTCCTGATGTTTTAGACAATCTCTTCACCGCAACTTCAGTACCATTCATGAGCATACCCTTTCAAAATAATTACAAATTAAGCAACATATCACTTCACGAATCTTAACAAAAGAACAAAGCTAGATGGACAAAGAGAGTCTATATGTGTATATACCTTGTAAACCTCACCAAATCCTCCTTCACCAAGCTTGTTACGCTCAGAAAAGTTGTTTGTAGCAGCTTCAATTGTGCTTAAATCAAACTGGATCGATTCGGCTTCATTTAAGACAAAAAAAAAAGTTTGTGAAAAAATTCAAGACAAAATTAAATGTTCAAAACATAAATAAACTCACTTGGATTTGGAAGTTCAATTTCTTGCTTTTTCTTTCTTCTCTTTAAAATAACAACGCCTAGAGTAATCAATATTATGGCAACAAGAACAGCAACGACAATCGCCGCAATAACTCCTCCTGAAATTCTTGTATCTGCACAAAATCCGATTCACCAAGAACATAACTACACAAAAAATAAAAATAAAAAAGTTGCTCTATTCTAAAATAGAAACTTGCCTTTCTTGGAAACATGAGAGGGTACTGTGAGAGACGGTTCTTTGGAAACAGGAGATGGTGTAAGAGAGGGCGGCGTTGAAGGCTGTAAGAAAATAAGATCTGAAGCACCAATGAAAGGATACAACTCCCACCGGAAAAAGCAACTTGGTCGCGATATAACTCCACCTTGCCTCCTACGGCAACACGTCTGATAGTCAATAACGTTTGTCCGTAAGCAAACGTCACAATCTTCAGAAGAAACATCTGGTGTGCATTGCATCAACGCTGATATGTTCCTGAAGTCCGGTAATTGAACTACATCGTCTTCGCCAGCATAGTACTTAGACGCATTGTTCCCGGCTGATGAGGAAGAGGAGATATTAGAGATCATACCAAACATTAACTTTGTCCACACGCTATCAAAGTAAGTCTGATTCAGATTGGTATCTGCAGTACTGGCGATCGCTCCGCGTGGCTCCATGCCTAGTAATCCGGAGAAGGAGCGGTTAGTGTAGCGAACAAGGCAAAGGGTTTTGTCACCCGACCATGAGAAAGCGTCTACCTGGTTTTGACAGTTCTGTAGTAAGCCATCAGATGCGGTCTCAATACACTGAGAACAAACATTAGGTTCAGCGCCTGGAGCGCACATCCCCATGGCGTAGACTCGGTCCAGACCAAGCCCGATCGAACTTTGGAAGTAGCCGTCATGAGCCGTGACGTTTGAAGGGAGGGTGGGAAGGATGAGACGACGGTTGTTGTCATAAGTACTGTTGGGTATGAATATTCCAGTAATGTTTTCACAAACTTGTGCAGAAACAGAAATGGAACTGAAGCTTATGACGATGACGAAGAAGAAGAAGAAGAAGAAAAAGAGGACTGTCTCATAGCTCTTTTTTGCCATATTTGTCTTTTAGATAATGTGTGAATGGTTGTATTAGTACTTGAATGACATTAATAGGGGTGGCCGGGTGGGAGCGAATAATAATATAATTTCTGGTATTTGTGATTTGCTTTGCTAATTGAGTTTTCGATTGAATTTGTTTCGAAAAATACGGATATCCGTAAGAATTATGAATCTTCACGGTCATTTCATCCAAATTGTTAAACACAAACAAATCTAGAAAAAAACTTGTTTTAAAAAAATTAATAATATAAAATAAAAGTAATAAGTAGCAAAACTACATGTTTCATAAATTTTTAAAATAAACTAAATTTATTTATAAAACACAAAAGTTAAGAAAATTTTGTTGTTTTATAAAGATTTTATATTCCATTTAGTTTAAAACTTTTATAAGTAATTTTGTAAATAACATTAATATAATTATATGTTAAAATAATAATATATAAAATTATATATTTAGTTGTAGATAAAAAATTATTTGTATAAAAGAGGAGGGGATATACAGCTATTTGTGATTTACTCCGTTTTTAACTTATATTAATTTTTAATATTTTTTTTTGCTCAGAAGACTTACGAATATTCAGATTTTTTGAATCCAAATGAACAATGTATCGAAACAAATCCAACGGATATCCCAAAAATCGAAAGGACTAGTCTTGGCCTTGACTTATGGAATAACATGCATGCCAATTTGTGTGAATCACTAGCATCATTTTCAACGGGGACAAAGTCTCGTACTGTGAATGCATTTATTTCTGACGAGAAACTAACTTCATCATATTTTCCTCGTTTAGTTAGTAAAAGATATATAAGAAGCATGATGGTCTTTCGATTAAATTTATTTTAGAAAGTAGACTTGCTGGCAGAGCATTTAGAAAATCATCACACTTATTAATAAAAAAAATTTCAAAATTTTCCAAAAAGGAAAATTCAAATTTGGAAGTGTTCGAACTTTCACGTACGTTATGTGCTTTTATGTGGACTTTTTTTTAAATAGAACCTCTAAAATATTAATATAATTGATATAGATCCACCAATAAATGCTATCCACTATTTTAAAATATAATATTTTATTTTTATAATAAATATGTTTAAGTTTAATATATTTGGAATCAATTAAGAGATTTTGGTCAACCTGAATAAGGGTAATATTTTAGATTTAATTTTTAAAACTTCAGGAAATTGAAGGATGCAAAAAGAAAAAAGAAATTGAAGGATGCAAGAGAATGTATAATAATGCTATTAATGTAATCGTAAATAAATCCAATCATTTGTCGTCGAATAAATTTTTTTAACAAGTCAAAGAACTTAACATCACATCAGGAAAAATATTTATTAAGCACAATTTATTTAGAAATTAATAAAAGTATGCATTTATGATTGACAAGAAATATGGGTATTATTTTATTTATAAAATTTTATTGGCAAAGAAATCCCAAGTTTTTAGAAGATTAGTGTTGTAGTATTAGACAATAAAACACAAATTCATTATCAAAATGAAAAAATGTCCAAAATTGTAGGAATTATAACCAGTATATTAAAACTCTAGATGGTGACTAAAAGGATGAATGAGAATAGTGAATTTCTTATAATTCATTACAATTTACACCATTTACAAGAAATATTTGTTCCATATGGTTCATTAAAAAACAATAGATTACCATTATTTTTTATCTAATTAGGAAATGAATAGATTTTTCTCTTGTTTTATTTTTTTTCGTTATTTTTTCGTATGTTTTGTATTTTTTTTAATGATAACCGGTTAGATCGGTCATTAGACGAAAATAAGTCAACATCTACGAATTCATATTTCATACTTCTTCAGCCTAGGACCCGTTTACCAAGGACAATAATTTCGTATGTAGATAAAAATCTTGGCTAAGGTTTGTGGGGTTTCAGAAAAGGCACTTCTTGTATCTATTGGTCTACTTCTTCGTGCTTAAAATTTATCTTTCTCGTTGTTCCACAATAACAACACAGTTGTTAAAAGCAATACAACAATTGGTGTGAGGTTTACAGTTGTTAAAAGCAATACACAATTGGTGTGAGGTTTGTGAGAAAAGTCTAAAACATGTTAACCTGATAATTTGAGTTAATTACTATGTTAAGCGGATAACCGGTATACGCTTATAAGAGTAAGACATGATTATCCGATTATAATAGAGGTTTGTAGTAATGTAAACCATTACTGTGTTAAGCTTGAACATAATCTACGTTTCAACGAGGAAGGCCTTAAGCCTAGGCCCATATGCTGGGGCCCATAAGTACGAAACTTTGTCTTGAGGATACATAATGTCTACAAGCATAACTCCCACATCGGAAGCATAACTCTGCAACGTATTACACGCCAACGAGCTTGCAAGGCAACTGAAGGTAAGTACAACAAGAAAATGGATCTATCAAATCAAGAACCTATGTTGATTCAGTTCTGGTATGATCATAAAACAGGAAGATGGAGTCAATATAACAGTAAATTCTCTTCATCCAGGAGCCATTATGACAAGTCTTTGGCGCCACTTCAATAGCTATTTAGCTGGTAACTTCTCTTCTGTTACGCACATGTTGTAAACAAATACATACTTTGGGTTTGCTTATGATCCTCTCTGTCACTGGCTTGATGTAGGAGCTGTTAGTGCACTGGCTAGCTATTTCATAAAGACTATACCGCAGGTATGCTTTTATCAGTTACAACTATTCTAGGAGAGAACTGGTGCTGGTTAAAGATATAGACCGGTCTTGCTTTGGTTTGTTTGGTTATCTAGTTTAATATGTTTAGTACTGGACTTTGTAGGGTGCGGCAACAACTTGCTACTTAGCATTGAGTCCTCAGGTTGCAGGAGTTACAGGAGAATACTTCAGAAACTGCAACATTACTAAACCATCATCATTTGGCCAAGATTCAGAATTGGCCAAGAAGGTTTGGGACTTCAGCACTAAGCTAACAGATTCACATTCAGGAAAAAGTCATTCTTGAAAGTAATTTGTTTCAGATGAATCTTTACTTTGATGGTTTTCATGTGTGATTTCTATTTCAGTCTTTTGACAAAAGGAAATAAAATAACATAACAAACCTTAATCATTTCAACTCTGCAAAATGTGGTTTAGTTCTGGTTCTGACCGGTTTAGTTATTGGCTTTTACCAAAGGATAGAACAATCACTTAATAGAAGATGCAAAATGAAAATATGGTCACCTTTTGTAACATTGCAAAAGATCAAAATTCAAGGCTTGGAGAGAATCTCGACTGCTTCAAAGAAGACTGGTTACAACAAATGATGCTTGCAATTTCAATCTGGTGCTCTAAAAATGGGTCGAAAACTCTTATTTACTAGATGCATTGCTACAAAACTCTTTTGATCACAAACACACATAAAACTTAAGAAAAAACAAGTGATCGACTTAAAACAACACCAAACATGCATTAAGATCTCACAAGATTATGCCTACTGAAGACTCGGTTGATATCTAAATTTTAGAGATTATGGTTAAGAAAACTTTGGCATGCAGACATCTCATATGATACATAATTACATAAATATATTCCAAGATGTAACTAGCGGTCTTCATCGCCGCTAAACCATGATTGAAGAAGCGAATACACGAGCAATGGACCGACAAATGGTGTAAACGGTGGTGGTTTACTGAAGGCAACAATTGGCTCTACTGTTTCCTTAGTTTTCTTCATTGTCTCTCTTTCGCTATTGTTCACGTTCTCAAGTTTCTTGGGTATAATGGTTCTCACTACTTTACCTGCTTCTCAGAAAAAAAAGAAATCACTCTGTTTTATTTTCTTCCTCGT
The DNA window shown above is from Brassica oleracea var. oleracea cultivar TO1000 chromosome C3, BOL, whole genome shotgun sequence and carries:
- the LOC106332732 gene encoding cysteine-rich receptor-like protein kinase 17 produces the protein MAKKSCVSILCFLIIIFSAISVSAQTCDETAGNFKPDSPYAMNRRLINVTLASNVTVHDGNFYGWMGLDPDIVYAVGMCSPGAGPEACSQCIQDTSDSLLKSCPNQTDSFTWLGEEFLCLVHYSRKPFSGVLILEPSKVLYNSVDIEKENLKEFDSVWDELMSRTMTSLVRNNLSTPTSKYYENEIAPVPGYKNISVLMQCTPDVSSEDCKLCLEKSVDYYKTLHHGKRGGIVLRPSCFLRWELYTFSGVFDHIRMPPPSSPPLPSPPPSKTPFVVTNMPVKGNLSGGIISAIVIVILFFIVLVAIVVAIFKRKRKQKIDLPTESVQFDLKTIEAATSNFSASNKLGQGGFGEVYKGMLMNGTEVAVKRLSKTSRQGEVEFKNEVVVVAKLQHRNLVKLLGFSLQGEEKLLVYEFIPNKSLDYFLFDPKKRIQLDWTMRCNIIGGITRGILYLHQDSRLKIIHRDLKASNILLDSDMNPKIADFGMAKIFGMDQNVANTSRVVGTFGYMPPEYVTHGQFSIKSDVYSFGVLILEIISGKKNSSFYQMEGLVNNLVTYVWRLWENKSLHELIDPVIREESKRDEVIRYIHIGLLCVQENSAERPTMSRIHQMLTTSSITLDVPLPPGFLFRNGPQSNPLAQRLEPGEPTSMSFACSLDEATITDVSPR
- the LOC106332085 gene encoding cysteine-rich receptor-like protein kinase 18 isoform X2, producing the protein MEPRGAIASTADTNLNQTYFDSVWTKLMFGMISNISSSSSAGNNASKYYAGEDDVVQLPDFRNISALMQCTPDVSSEDCDVCLRTNVIDYQTCCRRRQGGVISRPSCFFRWELYPFIGASDLIFLQPSTPPSLTPSPVSKEPSLTVPSHVSKKDTRISGGVIAAIVVAVLVAIILITLGVVILKRRKKKQEIELPNPTESIQFDLSTIEAATNNFSERNKLGEGGFGEVYKGMLMNGTEVAVKRLSKTSGQGEVEFKNEVIVVAKLQHRNLVRLLGFSLQGDEKLLVYEFVPNKSLNYFLFDSKKRTQLDWTVRRNIIGEITRGILYLHQDSRLKIIHRDLKASNILLDADMNPKIADFGMARIFGINQTVANTSKVVGTFGYMPPEYVANGQFSAKSDVYSFGVLILEIISGKKNSSFYQMEGLVNNLVTYVWRLWESKSLHELVDPGIRDNCKSDEVIRYIHIGLLCVQENPVDRPTMSTIHQMLTISSIALPLPLPPGFFCSNEPRSNPLAQGLEPGQWNSKSFTCSVDEATITDVIPR
- the LOC106332085 gene encoding cysteine-rich receptor-like protein kinase 18 isoform X1, with product MAKKSYETVLFFFFFFFFVIVISFSSISVSAQVCENITGIFIPNSTYDNNRRLILPTLPSNVTAHDGYFQSSIGLGLDRVYAMGMCAPGAEPNVCSQCIETASDGLLQNCQNQVDAFSWSGDKTLCLVRYTNRSFSGLLGMEPRGAIASTADTNLNQTYFDSVWTKLMFGMISNISSSSSAGNNASKYYAGEDDVVQLPDFRNISALMQCTPDVSSEDCDVCLRTNVIDYQTCCRRRQGGVISRPSCFFRWELYPFIGASDLIFLQPSTPPSLTPSPVSKEPSLTVPSHVSKKDTRISGGVIAAIVVAVLVAIILITLGVVILKRRKKKQEIELPNPTESIQFDLSTIEAATNNFSERNKLGEGGFGEVYKGMLMNGTEVAVKRLSKTSGQGEVEFKNEVIVVAKLQHRNLVRLLGFSLQGDEKLLVYEFVPNKSLNYFLFDSKKRTQLDWTVRRNIIGEITRGILYLHQDSRLKIIHRDLKASNILLDADMNPKIADFGMARIFGINQTVANTSKVVGTFGYMPPEYVANGQFSAKSDVYSFGVLILEIISGKKNSSFYQMEGLVNNLVTYVWRLWESKSLHELVDPGIRDNCKSDEVIRYIHIGLLCVQENPVDRPTMSTIHQMLTISSIALPLPLPPGFFCSNEPRSNPLAQGLEPGQWNSKSFTCSVDEATITDVIPR
- the LOC106333503 gene encoding uncharacterized protein LOC106333503 — translated: MRPFPAPIDKLKPIFLVSRSHGKVVRTIIPKKLENVNNSERETMKKTKETVEPIVAFSKPPPFTPFVGPLLVYSLLQSWFSGDEDR